The genomic interval AGAAGTTCATACTGGTGTTCTGGCGACTGCACCTGTAGGCCTGGCATTCACAATCCCCGAACCATTGGATTGGAGTGGTCTGAGATAACAGATATCctgcagaaagagaaagaatgagggaTACTATATTGTTCACCCATCCCTTGTACCGTCTGAACAGCAACTTCTTACCAGTGATGGTAATGTCATATGCCTTTGTGATCACCGGGTTTCGGAAGTAGGGGTTTCTCCCAAAGGAAAACGTGATCGTACAGCAGTTCTTGGGAGGGATGCACACTTCCACCTGACAGGGAAAAGCAGAGGAGGGAGAAATCATTCTAGGGACACGCCTTTGCCTGATTACATGCTGAATCGTTTCCACCTGCCCTCCCTCACTCATTTCTGTAGGCTGAGCCTTCCATCTCTCACCTCCAAGTCGATCATGTAGCTGAGCAGGTCCCGATCTTGGTCAGTGATCATTGTTGACAGCTGAGGATGGTTCAGAATCTGTACTGGGTAAAGGAGCTCAAACATGCTAGGTTGGCAGGGGTAGAAACAGCTAGAGCACATCTGGAGGGCAATCAGAAGTGGGATCACACATCTGCCAGACCTCCTGGCATTACCAATCCATCTCAGTCAATACCCACACTCTATAAAATCTTCCTTAAGCCTTCTGTTGCCTGTGTTTTGTGAGTCTGAACTCACACGGGTGTACAGTCTGTTTCTTGAGAACTCCTGACCTCTCTATTTTATTTGCATGATGGATAGGTCTTGAAGGGTACTTCTTGAGCTCTTACAGAGGGTTTGAGAGTGCTGACTGGAGGCCGCGTGTTCCCTGGAATCGCATGTGGGGCATGTGTGTACTCAGAGTCCTGAAGTGTGACAGGGTGCAATGGAGGGCAACTACATGTAGAGAGGACTGCATACAGTGAATGTAGCTCCACGCAAGAGACAACAGTTATATGCCAAAGAACCTGTGTGCTCAGAAGGTGGACCTGAAAGGCAGGCAGCATGACCTTTGACCCTAAACATGTGTGACTAACAATACCCCGCAGAAGCAAGGTTGAGTGGAACACGATACAAAGTGTGCTTCAAACAGATTGCATGTGTGGAAGGATGTGCACGCAAGTCTGAATTCTGCATAGGAAGCTGAACTCCCCACCCACCAGGATGGAACCATATTATGAACACAATCAGGATTCTCAAAAAGCCTGTGTTTGCAACTGTCGGCCACCCCTTCCTCCTGAACTGCTCTCTCCCCGCACTAAAGCTGTCCCCTTGCCCCCAGCCAGGACATCCTCCCCAAACCCTCCTCCATAGTCCACAGCTCTGTGAGGCTATCGCCTCTGAAGTGCATTAAGGATACAGTTTGCAACCAGAAGCCTGCAATGCACCTGATGCTGCTGCTTCTGAAATCCAGGTAGGGCTGAAGCTCGTGTATTAGCTTGCGCTTGTCCAGGCACAGCACCTGGCTGCCTCGTGCGATCAGACTGCTCAGTTCTAAATGCAGACTCTCTAGCGCCTCCGTGGATGTGCGGGGCCGAGGCGGGGCCTGCTCACGCTCCTGGGGGctctcctgctcctgctcctcctgCTCTTGCACCTCCTGCTCTTGCACCTCCTGCTCTTGcacctcctgctcctgctcctcctgCTCTTGCACCTCCTGCTCTTGCACCTCCAACTCTTGCACCCCTGGCTCCCATGCCACTACCTCAACTAGCACCATTACGTCCTCGTTCACCAGCCCAGTCTCGCCCCGGATCTCTATCTCAActcttccttccagcttctcaatctccagccccatccccacccaaaGGATCGCAGTCTCCTCGCTGGGCCCTTCCGTCACCTCCCGCACGGCTGCGGCCTGCGCCTCTGCCCCTGCGCTGCTGCTCTCTGGGGACTGCTCCCCCCGAGGCCCCACAGACTCTCCTACCAGAAGGCCACCTGCCGGGCCAACGAGGTTTCCCGAGCATCCCGGAGGAGCCGAAGCCTCGTCAGGACGTGCTTCACTCGCCATGGGCCCTGGTCTGGTGCAGAGAAGGCTGGCGCACAGGCGCTTCCCAGCAAACTCCAGCAGGCGCTCCGGGCGCCACCGTGCGGCGCGGATGGCTTCCTGGCGCCTGCGGCAGACGAGCTGCTGGGGCGCATGCGCCGCGGTGGGCGCCGTCCACCCGGCCGGCTTTGGCGGGAAAGCGGCCCTCAGCACCCCCAAGCCGCTGCTCGTGCACACCCTGCTCCCCTCGTAGAGCGGAGCCCCCGGGGAGGCGGCTCCGGGGTGGCTGCCGGCCTCTAGCAGCGTGCTGGGGAACACGCGTGTGTTCAGTGCGCGCAGTGCTATGTTCTCAGCGCGCGCAGTGCTATGTTCTCAGTGCGCGCAGTGCTATGTTCTCAGTGCGTGCAGTGCTATGTTCTCAGTACGCGCAGTGCTGCCTGCCCGGTCCCTGCGGAGGAGCGCCATAACCCCTTGGGAGGCCTCACCGTACATGCTCTCGTTGCTCCCAGGAGCACCCCGCCCCAAGCCAGCAGGAAACTGCCTCCAGCAGCTTCGCCCAGTGCCACGTGAGCCTGCCCTGCCCTTCTTCTTCTGCTAAGTTTCTCTTGGGGGCGAAAAGATCTGCTCCCTGCCCAGAAGCACCCTCACCCCCCAGGTCCCAGTCTTATTAAAAAGCAATTAGGAAGGTAAACATGGCAAAGGGAAACTAACAGAAACAGCGTGCGGTGCTCTGCACGAACTTGGTCCATACTCCTGCAATCGGACCTGTTGTTTGAAAGGGGATAATGGAGGGGATTCTTCATCGCCCTATGTGGCCTGAGGCTTTGCTAGGAAACCACCAGAACTGCAGAGAGATGCCGAGGCATGTGGTATGGCGACAGCATCCAGACTGCCTGGAAGGACTTCTAATATGGATTATAATGTGTTATTCCATAATTACGTTCATTCAAGTAGTATTTCCACTGTTAAACATTAGCCATCTATTAAGGCTTACTAAAGTGATCATACTTTCTGTGGCCTCAGATCATAATTCCATTCCACGaaattaaatcttttatttatgtattatttttttccatataatcTCATTAGTATTGATTTCCATAAAATTTCATTCCCTATCATGTCATAAATGGTAAGACAAGGTTAAATATTGATATTGTTGATGTTCAAGGATTTATTGTGAGTCTGCCTAATATTCCAGATTCTGATATGGTATGTGGTATGTGGTGCTGGGATggttgcaaatacaaaattttaggTTCTTGTTAGTGCAAGGATGTCAACATAGGTACATTTAATTTTCAGTTTGTATTCTTTTGATGTGAAACATTTTATGAAAATGCTAAACAAACTTTCAAAAGTTTCATGTCTAGTAAACCAAATCTGACttcctttcttgttaaaaatgcaaagctTTGAATCttctgaaataagaaaatattgcaGTAAAGAGCCTGCTTCAGTCATTCCAGATAGTAAGCAGAAAGCAGCCAGTTTTCAGGTAATGACTATTTATTGAAGGGCCATCTAGGGAGACTTTATCAAGCATTGTATCATTCTTTTCCTCCGAGTTTTGTCCATCAAAGTATCAACAGTTAAGCACAGCCAACTGGAGCCGTTGGACTACCAGGGACTCTGGGCCACAATAATCATCATTGAAAGGAGTGGCAGTGGGAGTGGCTGTTCCAGGAGACTAGAAGACTTAAGCTTTTCTAACCAAGGCATGAGGCCTCTGTTCAGGGGATGGTTTGCCTTTGCTGATGTGGATAAGATCCAGGAGAAGTGCGGGCTCACGATGGTAGCTAGAGCCTGGAGACTGGTGAGGCCTATCTGTCTCCAGGCGCCATTGCCAGACATTGGTCTGCACATAACAGCACTGCCTGGACTCACTGGCTCCTGTGAAATCAAAGGTAGACTTTAGATTCTTGTCTCCATCAACAAGTTCTTATTTAATTCTTGATTTTGTGAGTGGGCATTGAGGAAAAACATTCAGGAGACCCGGAGATGAAGAGATCACATAAAAATCATCCATATTTCTATTGATGGACCTCACAAACACTTCAACAAATAACACAGAGGCTCAGAAATAAAAGCTCATTTGTATTTGGAGAAACAGAGTCAGTTATTCTTAGCTGTATTTTGATGGCACAGAcagaataattaaaagaaaacattatgtAAAGTATATAAGTTGCTTGGAAAGCACAAATTCAGCTGTTCAGTGTGGGTTAAGAGGATAAACCATTGTCAAATAAACCAAAGATTATTTATATTCACTTTTTAGGAAGTCTGTTCTTCATTAAAGAACTTTTGTTTCTTCACAGTAATATAGGACTGGCTTTTTTACATGAATCAGTTAAGAATGGGGAGATCTGCATTTTTATATAGGTATAAAATAGTGAATTCTATTGCCCTggataagagaaggaaaaaaaaaaaaggtaaacttCTTACCCCATTTGGATCAGAACCTGAGACCTGTGTAATGAAGCATATAATAGAAGTGCCTATGTCAGGGTAGAGGTGGGCACAGCCTGAAGCTCCCAAAACCTGCATCTGTAACATTTCTGGGTTTTCATCAGTCTCTCCTAAAAGACGAATGGAATAAATAAGCATTagcaacatatatttatattaaaacaccAAAGCTTGAGACACCACAGTGATCTTTATCATCACCTTAATATGTACTGgtaatttttatctctaatttatGCTTATTTTATCCACTACCATTAGCATCCTACCTCACAAATTCATTTATCCCAAATCTTCTTCTAATTGCTCACTGCCTCCCCTTATACTAAAACAATCTCTTCTGCTTTGTAACATTCTAATTAAAAATTCAACTAGCTTCATTTTCCctaacagtaaaaaagaaaataaacaaaacaaaagcaactgttTATCTTCTATTCCAGAGTTAGCAAAGAATGTGTGTGTCTTAGTTGTAAAAAATCTTCCATTtactaaaggaaataattttgatTTAGTTCTTTCTTAAactctattaaaaatatatttaaaataccctTTAGGACTTAATCCAACATGGCTGATGGACTATAATGAAGGGAAACTGAGCtcagaagtagaagccagaagtaagAAACAGCAGAGAATGAGAGCACCGTGTGATGAAGGATTTCTATTACCAGGAGGGTGCATAGTTTGGAGAAAGGATGGTCTTGtgaacaccttgattttggagtaatcacttttaaaaagatCCTCCACCTGACTGATCTCCCGTAAAAGTTATCACTGACCTGGCTTAAGAATTCGAGGCCCAGAGAGCCAGCATTCTGAGCTATTCAGGTTCTTCAGATGTCCTAAGGGTGCTAGAAGCTGAATGGGGATCTGAACTTCTTGAAGTAGTAGCAATGCTAGGTCATTTCTTGCTGCTCCATTCACCAATCGAAATTTCTCATGCAGTAGAATGGAAGACACCTTAACAACTCTCAGAGGTGCCCCAGGGTGCCTCAGGCCCAGTATCACAGCAGTGTCTTCAGGATTCCTAAGTGTATAGATAGGGATTAAGTGGAATAGATTTACATATTCACTAGAATTGACAAACAAAGTTTTAAAGAATGAACCTATTAAATTTTTCAGTGTAGTTCCTTCCCTATAATACATATTGCACAGGAATTTCACCTTCAGAAAAACAGGAGCCTCTGAATGAGGTAATATTATACAAACAGATTTTATAGTGGTATTATAGATGGACTTACTAACAGACAGACTGATCCAGTAAATATCCTGAGGTAAATTTATCGCTTAGACTGAAATAAAGGTGTTATAGGGAAAAGAGAGATACTTTATATTATGATAGCATTTTATCCAAAGCAGCATTCAGCAAAGTAATTTGGGCATATTGGTTTTTATGGTTTTGGGAAGTAGGCAAGACACAAACTTACATGTTCCTGACGCAATGAGCAGCAGTGAGAACCCAAGAGCTGCTAATAATAGAACCACTGCAAATTTGACTGCCACAGCTGATAATCATGACCTGCCATGGCATGGCATACCGTAGAGAAATTCGATCTGCCAAGACTGAGAGATACATTAAAAGTAAATTCATCAGAATTGTCCTCTATAGCCTGTATTTAAGTTTCTCATCTCTCTTAGCTCTGTTAAATAGGTCAGCATTGTTAAAAGTAACTTGCAAGAACAAAACCTTCTGCATAATTATGTCCACACTGTTTTTGTGGTAAAGAATGCATTCCTTATCATAATCTTTCCAAATCCAAGGTTGCTTTTTAGTACAGTTTAAATTCCCTTTAGTTAAAACACTGGAAATCATTTCAGCTTCCCACTATTAACATAATTATTAATGTAACTAGTTAAGAATTATTAATGTAGGTAGACAATAAAAGAGAGTAactaaatttgatttaaaaatgttaagtaaattaaaatttGGGAGTTAGAAGACAATTTATCTGATCTAGAGGAGATTGAgcttgataaatttaaaatcttaataTGATATCAAATGGGCAGATAAACTAGGAAAGTCAGGTTGGAAGCTCAGAATAGAGGTCATATTAAGGAAACACAGAGTTTCTCCAAAAATGTGACTGAGGCATGGAATCTAATGCATATATTAAATAATGGGTGGAGACAATCTGTTTACAAATAAGTAAGGGAAAAGTAAAGtatgaaattagaaaaataattaggaTCACAAGTTTTAAAGTAGCATCTCTGAGTTTTGCTCTGAGCGAAAAAGGCTTTGGAAAAGAAGCGATGCAGCCcgaatgttttaaaaagataattcaaTGTGGGTATGTGGAAAGCTTTAATTAAGGGAAAATTAAATGTATGGGAAAATAACTATGTCAAAAGTAGCCTGTTACGGGGGTCAGGGAAATAAGAATTTTCTGAATTGCCATTCATGATTTTGTGATATGTTTGGTCATATCATGGAAGTACATGAGAAtcataatgtaaaataaaattgggCATCAGAAACCTACAAAAATCATTGTTTACTAAactaaaccaaacaaaataatattaaattaaaattcttctACTTTGTAAGGCACTGTATGGTTGTAAAGAAGTAACTTTGTTAAATGAACAAGAAATTTGAATCTTGACCCTGGCCCTAATATTTCTTTGCTCCTAAGAATGTGataaatccattttatttcttaatgaagGTAAACATGACGAACCAGTCCTCCTTGTCATATAGGGATATTATGATAGTAATTGAATAGGTATGAGAAACCCTTGTAAGCCATGAAGAATTACAGCATGATAAACGATTCCTACTATTTGTTAAGTAAAACATATTCCTCAGGAAGAATTGTTTTTGTCctgccttttctgttttctacttcCCTTCTCCTCCTTGATTCATCTCCCTCTCAATGCTGCCCTCCCTACCATTTATTTGGCCCTTACTCTGAGGCTGTGGCAGAGCGATGAAGTGTGGCTGGATAGAAGTGGGAGTAGAAGTAAAAGCTGACACATTCCTAGAAGTAGAGACTGAAAGGGAGATGGAAGCAGAAGTAGTCATGGGCCCTTGCTGGGACCAGGGTGCATGGCTGGGCCTTGTAACTTCCAGGAGCCAGAAAAGGAAAGGGCTCACTTGGCTGAAGACGTAGGGCTTTGTGCAATGCTCATCAAAGTGACTCAAGATTCCCACCTGCACCCAAGCATCCTTTTGTTGTAGATGGCACACTAGAGGTGCCCCCAGGTCACCCTGCAAGAAACAAAGAGCAAGATATTCATTGATATTTTGAAGGATACTAGACAATAACTTTTGGTGTTGAAGGATaatcctctctttcttcctacCTTTCataccccaccccctgccctgtcAATTTGTCACCTTACAGCCAGTCTCCCCCATAGCTTTCTTGGCTTCCACACAGAAAGTGAATTCATTCAGCTCGGGCCAAAATTGGGCACAAGTGCTGACTTGCAGAATGCTTAGGTGCCTTTTCTGCAGAATTCCAGGACTTCCTAATAGAAAACAGAATGGAGAGGTTTTTTAGCTGTACTtcaactaaaagagaaaatatggctgaagagaaagaaatgacaaatagTCTACTCTTACTTATGAAATAATTACTTTCTTTCCAAATGTGCCATTATTATTTCATCCCAGTGCTATCTCTAGTACTCACCCCTCATAAGAGACCAACTTGGTAGCCAACAGTCATAGAGTTGTATGTTCTTCTTTTGCTCTAGGTTCTCTTCCAGGCAGATGGGAAGCACCAGGGGTTGGAGATGCAGTGGCTGCTTCAGGAAGATTAGCCCAGGGCCCAGAGGTCCACTGGGACCTAGGTAGGGCATGGACCGAAGAATACCTACAGTCTGAGCTTGACCAGGGTCTTGAAGATCAATAAGCCCCACCTGGACCAGGGCCAGAGCTTCTGAGTTTTTTCTGGAGGGAAAATTTGTCAtgagttttattatttctatattcCACATTCCAAGACTGAAACCACTTTGGGAATCACATAAATCAAATTAAATCCCAGTGAATACTGAAGTACTGCTCCATTCCCTTCTCTAGTTATTGCTAATACATAATGCTTATTAGGCCCACTAGCAGTGGACACTTTTATGATGGAAAACTAAATGTTACCCTTATCGAAAATGTCTCAGTTATCATACATCCTAATACATATTGGGCTTCAGATTCAGTGATATGAACTTTGAAAGTGAAGTGTTTAAATATTCTACTATAAATGTGAGACTTTGGAGAGTTACTTCTTCCTCTGCCTTGTTTTCCCTGTTTGTATTAATGGCTCTACCTCatgttgaaaaaagaaattaaattatgaaCCCCAAAGAAACTTCAGAATAGATATTATTCCTCTAGAGTTGAAAATAAGACAACATATTTGAAGATAAAAAGTACAAAACTGATTCTGATTCAGGTTATAATTCAAAACAAAAGtataatttcctttgctttataaaggtaaaattacataaaatgaagatatgttttcattatttataaaattaatctaTTTAATTCAGAAATTAGTCCTGAAAAACAGATAAAGCACTAATTTGCAGATACACAAATAAACAGGGATAAAAATAGAGACTATCCTATTACAAAAAATGTGAAGCTTCATGACAAAAGTCTAGAAAAATCTCTTATTTGCCATTTGGGATATCaggcatatattttttaactaatgaaataaatcaggtaaaaaaaataaagcacattttATTTCTGGAGCTAAGACTCTCTCAAAGAAAGTGGTCTTTCTTTGAGACCACTCTCAAAGAAAGATAATTACTAAAAAcctcaaatttttcattttatatttatatcttaatCTTAGAGTAATTTGCTCAGACTTACATGAAATTGGCACATCTGGCTGTTGTAAGGATCCACTGTTCATTCAATATAGAGCCAGCACAGAAATGCGAGAAAGACAGTTGTACAGAAACCATCCAAGGAAATTCACCCACTTCAGCTTCCCAGCAGTTGGGGCAGTGGGGAACAAGGCCAGGGCGTAATCCACATTCTGCAGAAGAAATGTAAATGTGGGACAGGGTGAGGTCAGTGATTTTATCCTCCCTCCCTGAATGCATTGGTTTAGCATTTTTAGCTGTTAGGAAACCATTCGGAAATTCAACATTATCAATTTTGGGAAAGTGATTCAAATTCATGTCATTAACCTTACAAAACTAGGTGAAATAATAGAGGACATCTGTACACAGCTCCTGAGAGTAATAATTTGAAGGGGTTTGTATTCATTTCCCAAATGcaataataaaacatttctaagaactaaagtattttataaacattttgctCTGAAAGGGACAGTGTTTACAAAACATTTAGCTTATATAAACTCTTTTTGGCAAAAATAGCAATTGTCTCAGTATTGGCACATTTCTTCAAGATTATATTACCTATCCCCCTTTCCTTATCCAATTAATACTGGAATTTTGGTCTTGCCCATTTGAAAACATGACTGTTGATCTAATCTTAAATTCTGCTTTTAGTATCCAACAATAACTTTGGTCTAAAGGATAATAACTCTAGATGACAAGGCACTGGGGACTTGCCTGTAGTTTCATGAGCGGTAACAGCTGTCTTGAACAGCCTGAAAGCCTGAAAACTCTCTTTCCAGACCACACCCAAGCGACACTCAGCCAAGGAAACATTGAATTCTGAATACTTGAGAGGTTCTTGTC from Tamandua tetradactyla isolate mTamTet1 chromosome Y unlocalized genomic scaffold, mTamTet1.pri SUPER_Y_unloc_1, whole genome shotgun sequence carries:
- the LOC143673048 gene encoding testis-specific Y-encoded protein 1-like, giving the protein MYGEASQGVMALLRRDRAGSTAPLRALNTRVFPSTLLEAGSHPGAASPGAPLYEGSRVCTSSGLGVLRAAFPPKPAGWTAPTAAHAPQQLVCRRRQEAIRAARWRPERLLEFAGKRLCASLLCTRPGPMASEARPDEASAPPGCSGNLVGPAGGLLVGESVGPRGEQSPESSSAGAEAQAAAVREVTEGPSEETAILWVGMGLEIEKLEGRVEIEIRGETGLVNEDVMVLVEVVAWEPGVQELEVQEQEVQEQEEQEQEQESPQEREQAPPRPRTSTEALESLHLELSSLIARGSQVLCLDKRKLIHELQPYLDFRSSSIRCIAGFWLQTILNHPQLSTMITDQDRDLLSYMIDLEVEVCIPPKNCCTITFSFGRNPYFRNPVITKAYDITITGYLLSQTTPIQWFGDCECQAYRCSRQNTSMNFFNWISDHSPSGSSTIAEIICEDLWLNALQYYLRMGGPSRWYGEADREPSPLIWGR